In Rhipicephalus microplus isolate Deutch F79 chromosome 7, USDA_Rmic, whole genome shotgun sequence, one genomic interval encodes:
- the LOC119179988 gene encoding uncharacterized protein LOC119179988, whose amino-acid sequence MSVRLTPDQGIDSLVLQIRKFETPLEVESLDLTNCIHLETDEVIPIIKKCAFTNSLRCLSCSIQPGALVTLILGHMRHLVRLELTLVCEVVQEVGEYPDKDVWVNRYILPDLHHIYVEMAYDASYQLFATILRESVNLKHLHVHFLRGSFLNALCEEALRLEKFTFTSEQPPHCQSLVSPLGLFNCISVCANVEHRRPGGIMSVFTFHHLAEDSGERRRMPNQATVVAVHTKRRNLTPELMLAAFRGHDWSFTNRVCFVLLPDDPSSVVYPQAGLVYRDSLLFFFTDSFRYLLELNISSFHFGADLDVKELLQDATLKKLRFLQSLSATPCGLRRLSALRLLAQHCPHFGELDVRYENGGLVRCLGCEVGVPLDSDAPTNVPGGTVGFQKRLDRLTLSGIRFPVDLHFIECCGPTTTVRLSGCASPSSPRYEHLAKVLSETCSPTCLVLRHGSIDIEDASVLAMLSSVHSLLYLYLLSTVSCPNEVAETCFRALAAALPRLRFLHYHYLTLNGVERSLTLVRSKDDPEDRGNLLRNAPCYQCCSTATFVGLAKPLNREFVPFA is encoded by the exons ATGAGTGTTCGTCTGACCCCCGACCAAGGCATCGACAGCCTGGTCTTGCAGATCCGGAAGTTCGAGACGCCGTTGGAAGTCGAATCACTGGACCTAACGAACTGCATTCATCTAGAGACCGACGAAGTGATTCCTATCATCAAGAAATGCGCGTTCACCAATTCACTTCGGTGCCTAAGCTGCTCGATCCAGCCTGGTGCCCTGGTGACGTTAATACTCGGGCACATGCGGCACCTTGTCCGCCTTGAGCTCACCCTCGTGTGCGAGGTGGTCCAGGAAGTGGGAGAGTATCCCGACAAGGACGTATGGGTGAACCGGTACATACTCCCCGACCTGCACCACATCTACGTGGAGATGGCCTACGACGCGAGTTACCAGCTTTTCGCCACAATTCTGCGAGAAAGCGTGAACCTGAAACACCTCCACGTGCACTTCCTGCGCGGCAGCTTCTTGAACGCCCTCTGCGAAGAGGCATTACGTCTGGAAAAATTCACTTTCACCTCGGAACAGCCGCCGCACTGCCAATCACTCGTCTCGCCGTTGGGGTTGTTTAACTGCATCTCTGTGTGCGCCAACGTCGAGCACCGCAGGCCTGGCGGAATCATGTCTGTCTTCACGTTTCACCATCTTGCAGAGGACTCCGGCGAGCGCCGTCGCATGCCGAATCAGGCGACTGTGGTTGCCGTTCACACCAAACGCAGAAACCTCACCCCTGAACTGATGCTAGCGGCCTTCCGTGGCCACGACTGGTCGTTTACCAATCGTGTGTGCTTTGTGTTGCTCCCGGATGACCCTTCGAGCGTCGTTTACCCGCAGGCGGGCCTGGTGTACCGCGATAGCCTTCTCTTTTTCTTCACAGATTCGTTCAGGTACCTCTTAGAACTCAACATCAGCTCCTTCCACTTTGGTGCCGACCTCGACGTCAAAGAACTGCTTCAGGATGCCACGCTGAAAAAGTTACGGTTCCTGCAGTCTCTTTCGGCGACCCCTTGCGGTCTGCGTCGCCTGTCGGCTCTGCGCCTTCTGGCGCAACACTGCCCACACTTCGGGGAACTGGACGTCCGCTACGAGAATGGCGGCTTGGTCCGCTGTCTCGGTTGCGAAGTGGGCGTTCCCCTGGATTCTGACGCACCGACCAACGTTCCCGGAGGCACTGTCGGCTTTCAGAAACGGCTTGACCGGCTCACCCTGTCTGGCATCAGGTTCCCTGTGGACCTGCACTTCATCGAGTGCTGCGGGCCAACCACTACGGTGCGACTCTCCGGTTGCGCCAGCCCCTCGAGCCCGCGCTACGAGCAtctggctaaggtactctccgAGACATGCTCACCCACCTGCCTGGTTCTTCGGCACGGCAGTATAGACATTGAAGACGCCTCTGTGTTG GCCATGCTTTCGAGCGTCCACAGCCTGCTGTACCTGTACCTGCTGTCGACTGTTTCCTGTCCTAACGAAGTCGCCGAGACCTGCTTCCGTGCACTGGCGGCTGCTCTTCCTCGCCTACGTTTTCTTCACTACCATTACCTGACTTTGAACGGCGTGGAACGGAGTCTCACGCTCGTGCGCAGCAAGGACGATCCTGAGGACAGAGGCAACTTGCTCCGCAACGCTCCCTGCTACCAGTGTTGCTCGACTGCGACGTTCGTAGGACTCGCCAAACCATTGAACCGAGAGTTCGTGCCCTTTGCGTAG